AAACTGAGGTAACTCATCGAGACTAGTGCGTCTTAGAAACCGCCCGACTTTAGTAATTCGAGGATCGTTATCGTTTTTAAAAAAAGCACCGCTAGCCTGATTTTCTATACTTTTTTTTATTTCTTCGGCATTAGCATACATGGAACGAAACTTCCAAATTTTAAATTTTTTCCCCATCCAGCCACAACGAGTTTGACGGAAAAAAATTTTGCCTGGACTATCAAGCTTTATAGCGATCGCTATAGGAACAAAAATTATAGCGGTAAGAATCAAACCAACAATCGAACCGACAAAGTCAATAGCTCTTTTGAGCCAAGAGCGTACCGAAGGATGAGTTTCTGGTCTTTCTCGATTAGTCCATGTGGCAGAAGATTTAATCGTGAGTACCTCTTCCAAGCCTGTCATTGACAATGTTGCCATTACCGCGGGCTGTACCGATTCTAAAACTAACTCTATATCTTTAGTTTTTGCGGTTTTGTAGTTAGCTATTAATGCGCCTATACCGCTACTGTCAATAAATCTAGTTTGACTAAAATCTAAAATTAACTGTCGATCGCTCTGAAGCTTAGTTAAGATTTCGCTTACGGTTTGCTTAAAGTCCACTGCCTCTAACAAGGTTAACCGTTCTGGAAGTTTTATGACAGGAATATCCTGAGTCTCAACAATTGAAAATTCTACCTTAGAAGTTTTATCGGTCATTACTTCATTACTTTTTAACTTGATAATTTATGGCTTCAGCGCGAAGCTCGATAATTAAATAATTGACTGAGAACTATTTTTAACGAGCAATCGAGTTACTTTATATTATTAATTAATAGATGTTTATATGTAACATTTTAAACAATAATTAGAAATATGCGTGTGACCAAAGTACCGATGTGTATATTTAAGCTGTAGTTGAGTTCTTAGAAGCAAGTTCCATAATATATAAATACGGTATTTTTCGGTGATATCAGGTACGCTCGAAAACAGTCAAGCACTAGTTACTAATAGTTTTACCTCTCTTTGTCTAATTTAGATTTGTACATAATTAATATGCAAGCTGTTATAAAAAGTTGGATGTCAACAAACAAAAAGCTGTTAGCTTATGGCTATTGGTCAATCAAACAATTAATCTATATATAGTTTCAACCATTAACCATACTACAGCTTGAGTCTTTTTTAAAGGCGATTATCTCTGCCCATAGGTTCGTTGCGTTCTTTCATTCTTGCTTTAGCTTTAGAGGCACTACGACGTAACGCTTGCAAACGTTCTTCGTATTTTTTTCGCTGGCGACGGCTGGGAGTTTGTTCGATTAAAGTTTTCAAGGCACTGCCGAGGCTTTTGTAAGCATTAGGCAGGGAGTAACCAAAACGAGTTGCCAGAACAACAGCTTTTTCGTCGGCTTCTATGGCTTCGGTCAAGGTTTTTTCGGCATTGTTTTTTTGCCAGAGACGATAGCCAGAAACACCACAGAGAGAAAGTGCGAGTAAAAGCAACAAACCATCTTGCACCCAGAGTTCTCCTACTGCACCACCCAAACCAATGGCTAAAGCCGCCATTTCCCATCCTTCTTTTGGAATGGTATCGTTTTGAACTCTTGCTACTTCATGCCAAAATAATAAATTACGTTGATCGATCGCCAAACTGTCCCATTTTGCTAGATCGATTTGAATTTCAATTTCATCCTTACCAATTTCTTCGCTGCGAATCAAAGGGGGATTGACTTCTGTAGTACCTTCTACAATTACCCAGCTTTGTAGTTCGGGCGGTAATAAAGTTTTTAAACGCCGCAGTTCATTTATTTCTGCTCTAGCTGAAGTTGCATAACTCATATTTTATTTACCAAAATTACTATTTCAAGTCTAAATTTATTAACGTACGTGTTTTTTTTTATCATATCCAAATTTACAGCATTTCTCGGTTGCTAGTAGCACACTTTGGTCTGGTTAGCGATATGAGGTAATAATCTAACAAAGGCAGAGAGCAGAAGAATTTTCAATAAAAGACTTTCAGTCATTTTACTCTGCTCATAGAGTTTTTTCAGGAGATACCCGTTCGGCAAGAGCATAAGGGGCATAGTTTTCTGTCGATACCCGCGCTCTCTGTTCGATGGGCTTCTATAGGCAGGAGAGAGGGCTTTTGCAAGCAAAAATGTAGAGAAGTTATTAATCGTTTCTTCATTTGACATTAATAAATAGACAAAGTGTAAATGTCTAATATTATTTAACGACAAATTTCGTCAGTCTCGATTAAGCGTTGATAAACTTAGTGGAAGTTTAAAACTTGGAACGATTTTTTATTATGTTTAAACAGATCTACAATCGTTTGACATCTATAGTTTTGTTTGGCTTGGGTATTTTATTTAGCTGGGCTTATAGCTGTTTGCTAGCACATGAGGCTGCTTGGTCTACTTCTTCTCTGGTAATAGGTCAAGCTACCGACGCAGTAGAATCAATTGCAGGAGTGTCTCAAGTAAACTGGTTCCAAGCAATTGTTTTGGGCTTCGTACAGGGAGCGACCGAATTTATTCCTATTAGCAGCACGGCACACCTTAAAGCCGTACCAATATTTTTGGGTTGGGGCGATCCTGGAGTTGCTTTTGCAGCCACAATTCAATTAGGAAGCATTGCCGCGGTGTTGTGGTATTTTTGGCAAGATTTAGTTCAAATTACCAAAGGTATGTTAGAAGCGATCGCTAAATCTAATTACCAATCGCAAAATTTTTGGCTGGCGGTAGGCATTGCTGTAGGAACGATTCCCATAATTATTTTAGGTCTAGGTATTAAGATATTCGTTCCTAATTTTGATAATTCTCCCCTACGGAGCATGGCAGCGATCGCTATTGCTTCAATTGTCATGGCTTTATTGTTGGCTTTAGCCGAATCTATAGGCAATCAAAAGCGTAATTTTAAGGATTTGACGGCAAAAGATGGAATCATTATAGGTTTAGCACAGGCTTTAGCAATAATACCAGGTGTTTCTCGTTCTGGTTCTACTATAACCGCAGGGTTATTTACCAATTTAGATCGGGCAACGGCAGCACGTTTTTCTTTTTTATTGGGTATTCCTGCTATTACTCTTGCGGGATTGGTAGAGTTAAAAGGATTGCTAGAAACTGGGGTAGGAGGTTCGGGATTATTACCTTTAATTTTGGGATTAATTTCTTCGGCAGTATTTTCCTATCTGGCGATCGCCTGGCTGATAAAATTCTTACAGCGCAGAAGCACTTGGGCATTTGTTTGGTATAGATTGGGCTTCGGGATATTTATTTTAATTGGTTTGGGTTTGGGTTGGCTGTAGAAAAAAGTAAAAAGTAGGAAGAGACAAGGCATGCCTTGTCTGTACTTGTTGAAATTTGTATCAAACGAATTAGCTAGAATATGAATTTATGCATTAAGTAATTTTGTAAGTGCGATCGCTAAAACCATGAGCCAAGCTTCGATTCAACCAGCTAAAATAACCAGGGTTTTACCAGATTCGATTGCCGCTGAAATTGGCTTTGAACCAGGAGATGCGATCGTTGCCATCAATCATACTCGCCCCCGCGACCTAATCGATTATCGTTTTCTCTGTAGCGACGAATATTTAGAATTAGAAGTCTTAGACGAGTCGGGCAAAACTCATTTAGTAGAAATCGAAAAAGATTACGATGACGATCTCGGATTGGAATTTACCACCGCATTGTTTGATGGATTGATACAGTGTAATAATCGCTGTCCTTTCTGTTTTATCGACCAACAGCCACCAGGTAAACGAGAGAGCCTTTACTATAAAGACGATGATTATCGCCTGAGTTTTCTTTACGGTAGCTATCTTACTTTGACTAATCTGACAGAGGCAGAGTGGCGCAGGATCGAACAGCTACGTCTATCTCCCCTGTATGTCTCCGTACACGCCACCGAACCAGAGGTTAGAATTCGTCTGTTAAAAAATTCTCGTGCGGGACAAATTATGTCTCAGCTGCAGTGGTTTCAAGAGAGACGCTTGCAGATTCACGCTCAGGTAGTAGTTTGTCCTGGGATTAACGGTGGGATACATTTAGAGAGAACCTTACTCGATTTAGCTTCTTTTCATCGGGGAGACATTCC
This region of Myxosarcina sp. GI1 genomic DNA includes:
- a CDS encoding undecaprenyl-diphosphate phosphatase, with the protein product MFKQIYNRLTSIVLFGLGILFSWAYSCLLAHEAAWSTSSLVIGQATDAVESIAGVSQVNWFQAIVLGFVQGATEFIPISSTAHLKAVPIFLGWGDPGVAFAATIQLGSIAAVLWYFWQDLVQITKGMLEAIAKSNYQSQNFWLAVGIAVGTIPIIILGLGIKIFVPNFDNSPLRSMAAIAIASIVMALLLALAESIGNQKRNFKDLTAKDGIIIGLAQALAIIPGVSRSGSTITAGLFTNLDRATAARFSFLLGIPAITLAGLVELKGLLETGVGGSGLLPLILGLISSAVFSYLAIAWLIKFLQRRSTWAFVWYRLGFGIFILIGLGLGWL
- a CDS encoding DUF3318 domain-containing protein, which produces MSYATSARAEINELRRLKTLLPPELQSWVIVEGTTEVNPPLIRSEEIGKDEIEIQIDLAKWDSLAIDQRNLLFWHEVARVQNDTIPKEGWEMAALAIGLGGAVGELWVQDGLLLLLALSLCGVSGYRLWQKNNAEKTLTEAIEADEKAVVLATRFGYSLPNAYKSLGSALKTLIEQTPSRRQRKKYEERLQALRRSASKAKARMKERNEPMGRDNRL
- a CDS encoding exopolysaccharide biosynthesis polyprenyl glycosylphosphotransferase, whose translation is MTDKTSKVEFSIVETQDIPVIKLPERLTLLEAVDFKQTVSEILTKLQSDRQLILDFSQTRFIDSSGIGALIANYKTAKTKDIELVLESVQPAVMATLSMTGLEEVLTIKSSATWTNRERPETHPSVRSWLKRAIDFVGSIVGLILTAIIFVPIAIAIKLDSPGKIFFRQTRCGWMGKKFKIWKFRSMYANAEEIKKSIENQASGAFFKNDNDPRITKVGRFLRRTSLDELPQFWNVFIGDMSLVGTRPPTPEEVEVYQVPEWQRLNVKPGMTGEWQVNGRSQVRNFEDVIELDLRYQRNWSLRYDIKLIFKTVAIVFAKNSGAV